The window AACAAATACGACTactatatttaaatatttttaggctttttctttctttatctttATTGTTTTAAGTTATCGACATTGTTAAGTAAGCAATACAATCTCCAAGTTTAACCACAATCGTACAACACCAGAAAATACCTGATAACATTTTTGTCGTCCATCTTTAAAGCCGTTGTATTTTCATCCCAGCAGACCCACGTCGCAGCCAAGTGCGCAGATGGTTTTCTTCGCCTAAGTCCTAAACGACTCTCCCCTCCATCTTTGCTCGACTCGTCCATGATATTCACTAACGGGAGCCCCAAACTTGGAAAAAAAGTTGCCAAGTCTGTCTCACATTGTATCAAAGTGAACAACACTTTGACTGAAGCAGTTTCAATCTGAAGGAAAATGCAGAAAAGCAGCCAGTTTCGTACACAAAATGTTTCAAAACTCATTCCAACAGAACTGCATTCTGTGTCtcgtgaaaaaataaataaatacacatgtAGTACAGTGATAAACAGCTGATATGACACTAAAAAAAATATCACTTGCAACTTTGTGGCAAGTGTTTGTTTGGCTCTAAACTGAAGCCAGCGTTACAGCTTTTCCGCTTTGAGGCCTGGACAGAATTCTGACCTCATCCACATCCAGAAACTCAGGGATAGAACACCACTGCAGACCTCGTTAAATGTGGCTGAATTGGAGCACATCCCTGCAGAAAAGCTTCAAACAGTGTACGTGTTTTGGATAAACATTGTAAAACAGAGCTCTTAGTCTTTGGGCAGTGGGATCCCGACCGCTGCCTGTTGTCCCTGCATCTGCTGCTCGGCCtgcctcacctgttcctcactgCAGCAGTCCTGCAGAAACACGGCGGCCAGGTTGCGCAGACGGGGGCTCTCTGCGAGGGAGAAGCGCAGCATGCACTGCAGGATGCCCGGCTCGGTGATCTGAGAGCGTGATGTGGGTGCTGTGAGGTTCATGAGGGTGGTGATGGCCGACAGCACCGTCTCCTCCCTCCGCTTTGACAAACAGTTTGTGACCAGGCTGATCCCGCCGCTCTGAAGGATGACGTCTCGGCATTCAGGGTCCATGCTGAGGTTACATAACCCCCCTGAGAACAAGATGCGCACAAGAGAGGATGTAAGGAAAC of the Odontesthes bonariensis isolate fOdoBon6 chromosome 23, fOdoBon6.hap1, whole genome shotgun sequence genome contains:
- the armc7 gene encoding armadillo repeat-containing protein 7 — protein: MSLTEVSDRFEYLQTLVTEFQDTDSEEAKEQVLANLANFAYDPKNIEYLRELQVTDLFLDMLTEENENFVEFGMGGLCNLSMDPECRDVILQSGGISLVTNCLSKRREETVLSAITTLMNLTAPTSRSQITEPGILQCMLRFSLAESPRLRNLAAVFLQDCCSEEQVRQAEQQMQGQQAAVGIPLPKD